One region of Tachysurus vachellii isolate PV-2020 chromosome 11, HZAU_Pvac_v1, whole genome shotgun sequence genomic DNA includes:
- the elk1 gene encoding ETS domain-containing protein Elk-1 encodes MDSNPLISAMDPSITLWQFLLHLLDDQNQRHLISWTSNDGEFKLLDAEEVARLWGLRKNKTNMNYDKLSRALRYYYDKNIIKKVSGQKFVYKFVTFPDPNSADGLRSPEDTQRLIGGEKTEASVQSKAAGGVGATVASLSKSLHQSQRSSPSSVQRSSRNDYMKSGLYSTFTIQSLQTPCKSSSKAVKTELSVENTPKLGSSERLLQEMLVCQTEPQQAAAVAPSTADSTGLQVIVTQPSPCATPALSPQTPSASAAAPTDGQPQKNQALSDPPQIYLASMSDPSSLTSLIQVAGSDCVVGSQQGHPVFVVIKPQPVGESKDHPSISPGEDLLDIVDLDVKPEAEMIPVSTPVVTEAPVPVDASPPSCPEPAVQPVVESEQKDESHPPVEDTSSSEATQQPASTQEAQPPKSKKPRVLELPSSPTSLPPGLSLDKVSAAVNSLLAPSSTTNTLTPTVITSHALTPVLLTPSPLPSTIHFWSTLSPIAPRSPAKLSFQFPSNGSNQIHIPSLSVDGLSTPVVLSPGPQKP; translated from the exons CCATGGACCCGTCCATCACGCTGTGGCAGTTTCTGCTGCATCTCCTGGATGACCAGAATCAGCGACACCTGATCTCCTGGACGTCCAACGACGGCGAGTTTAAGCTGCTGGATGCCGAGGAGGTGGCGCGACTCTGGGGGCTGCGCAAGAACAAAACCAACATGAACTACGACAAGCTGAGCCGCGCGCTGCGCTACTACTACGACAAg AACATCATAAAGAAAGTAAGCGGTCAGAAGTTCGTCTACAAGTTCGTGACCTTCCCCGACCCTAACTCGGCCGACGGCCTCAGAAGCCCCGAAGACACCCAGCGGCTCATCGGCGGAGAGAAAACCGAGGCGTCTGTCCAATCTAAAGCAGCAGGGGGCGTCGGTGCCACCGTGGCCTCCCTGTCCAAGAGCCTACACCAGTCTCAGCGCTCGTCTCCGAGCTCGGTGCAGCGCAGCTCCCGCAACGACTACATGAAGTCTGGGCTTTACTCCACGTTCACTATCCAGTCCCTGCAGACACCCTGCAAGAGCTCCAGCAAAGCTGTGAAAACTGAGCTGTCTGTGGAGAACACGCCCAAACTCGGCAGCAGCGAGCGGCTGCTACAAGAG ATGCTGGTGTGTCAGACAGAACCTCAGCAGGCCGCAGCGGTCGCTCCGTCTACAGCCGACAGCACTGGGCTGCAGGTGATCGTGACGCAACCGTCACCCTGCGCCACTCCCGCCCTCAGCCCACAGACGCCCTCCGCCTCCGCTGCTGCCCCTACG GACGGCCAGCCGCAGAAGAACCAGGCTCTCAGCGATCCCCCTCAGATCTACCTGGCGAGCATGTCCGACCCCAGCTCGCTGACGTCGCTGATCCAGGTAGCCGGTAGTGACTGTGTGGTCGGTTCCCAACAGGGTCACCCTGTGTTTGTGGTCATAAAGCCTCAACCTGTAGGGGAATCCAAAGATCATCCGAGCATCTCTCCTGGAGAGGATCTGCTGGACATCGTGGACCTGGACGTCAAACCCGAAGCGGAG ATGATCCCTGTGTCCACTCCAGTAGTTACGGAGGCTCCGGTGCCTGTCGATGCCTCTCCACCCTCCTGCCCTGAGCCTGCGGTTCAGCCGGTGGTAGAATCTGAGCAGAAGGATGAGTCTCATCCACCTG TGGAGGACACGAGCTCCAGCGAAGCAACACAGCAACCAGCCTCCACTCAGGAAGCGCAGCCACCCAAATCCAAGAAGCCTCGCGTGCTCGAGCTTCCCTCGTCTCCTACTTCGCTCCCTCCAGGTCTCTCTCTGGATAAAGTCAGCGCAGCGGTGAACAGTTTGCTGGCTCCGAGCAGCACCACAAACACCCTCACACCCACCGTCATCACCTCTCACGCCTTG ACTCCGGTGTTGTTGACGCCGAGTCCCCTCCCTTCCACCATCCACTTCTGGAGCACGCTGAGTCCCATCGCCCCGCGCAGTCCTGCCAAGCTCTCCTTCCAG TTTCCCTCCAACGGCAGTAATCAGATCCACATCCCGTCTCTGAGCGTGGACGGACTGTCTACTCCTGTCGTCCTGTCCCCGGGCCCTCAGAAACCGTAG